The Chlamydiales bacterium genome contains the following window.
CGACGGAAGAGGGCTTCTTTAGATTTACTTCTGATTCTTCGTGTGCTCTTGGCATGGTTCCACCCTAAAATTGAAATATTATCTGTTCTATTTTCTTTTTACTCAATGACAAGTTCGGGGTAAAGAGGAAAGCGCGCGAGGAGCTCCGATACTTGATTTTTCACTTTTGAAAGCACTCCAGGATCGATATTGACCTTCGCTCGGCTCACTCCTCCATCTTTTTCTGAGAGAGCGGGCTTGGTTCCCTGGAGGAGGGAGACCAGCATCTCAGCAACCTGCTTCATCTCGCTCTCTCTCATTCCGAGCGTTGTAAGCGCTGGCGTGCCGATGCGAACGCCAGAGGTGTACCAGGCCCCCTGCTTATCAAAAGGCACCGCGTTGCGGTTAACTGTAAAGTGCGCCTCCCTGAGAGCGAGCTCCGCTTGTCTTCCTGTGAGCCCGAAACTCGAGTAGACGTCGAATACCATCAGGTGGTTGTCTGTTCCGCCCGTCGAGACCTTCACTCCCTTAGCTGAGAGGTGCGCTGCAAGCGCCTGAGCGTTTTTGATGATCTGCTTGGCGTAGTTCTGGAAGTTTGGCGTGTTGGCCTCTTTGAAAGCGATCGCCTTCGCCGCCAGGACGTGAGGAAGTGGTCCGCCGAGCACGATTGGGCACCCCTTGTCGATCACTTCGCGGTACTCTTCTGTGCTCAGAACGAGTCCTCCGCGCGGTCCGCGAAGAGTTTTGTGAGTTGTCGATGTGACCACATGAGCAAATGGAATTGGGTTGAAGTTCCCCGTCATCGCTTTTCCGGCGACTAGACCCGCAAAGTGGGCCATGTCGACCATGAATGTGGCGCCCACGCTATCTGCAATCTCGCGCATCTTCGCAAAGTCGATCAGGCGAGGATATGCGGAATAGCCAGCTACCAGAATTGCTGGCTTCTCCCTCTTTACCTGCTCCGAAAGAGCTGCGTAGTCGATGAGCCCGGTCTTTGCGTCGACATCATAGGTGACCGCTTGCATCATTTTTGCAGAGATGTTGTGTCTATACCCGTGAGTTAGGTGGCCTCCCGAATTCAGAGAGAGTCCCATCATCTTCTGGCCGACTAGAAGCTGCCGGACTCGTTCATACTCTTGAGGAGAGAGCTCATCGATGCTCTTTTTCCCGAGAGCGGTAAGCTCTTTGTTCTGCACGCGCTGCACGAGAATCGCCCAGTAGGCCACCATGTTTGCATCGGCGCCCGAGTGGGGCTGAACGTAGGCGTGGTCGCAGCCGAATAATTTTTTTGCCTCGCCGATCGCTGCATCTTCAATTGAATCGACGTTATCGCATCCCGCATAAAATCTATGGTGGGGATATCCCTCAGCATACTTATCTGTGAGTAGGTTGCCCATCGAGAGCTGGACAGCGTATGAGGAGTAGTTTTCCGACGCGATCAGCTTTAAATAGGAGCG
Protein-coding sequences here:
- a CDS encoding glycine hydroxymethyltransferase; translation: MSFLEKYFQRVPEKSRSSAAIAYMASLDQIKGEFPLITDKIIQELKDQRSYLKLIASENYSSYAVQLSMGNLLTDKYAEGYPHHRFYAGCDNVDSIEDAAIGEAKKLFGCDHAYVQPHSGADANMVAYWAILVQRVQNKELTALGKKSIDELSPQEYERVRQLLVGQKMMGLSLNSGGHLTHGYRHNISAKMMQAVTYDVDAKTGLIDYAALSEQVKREKPAILVAGYSAYPRLIDFAKMREIADSVGATFMVDMAHFAGLVAGKAMTGNFNPIPFAHVVTSTTHKTLRGPRGGLVLSTEEYREVIDKGCPIVLGGPLPHVLAAKAIAFKEANTPNFQNYAKQIIKNAQALAAHLSAKGVKVSTGGTDNHLMVFDVYSSFGLTGRQAELALREAHFTVNRNAVPFDKQGAWYTSGVRIGTPALTTLGMRESEMKQVAEMLVSLLQGTKPALSEKDGGVSRAKVNIDPGVLSKVKNQVSELLARFPLYPELVIE